From Numida meleagris isolate 19003 breed g44 Domestic line chromosome 4, NumMel1.0, whole genome shotgun sequence, the proteins below share one genomic window:
- the MAP6D1 gene encoding MAP6 domain-containing protein 1: MAWPCISRVCCLARFWSQLDRSDLAVPLTIRNYSDIEEQEDAPPPPPRPPAATPRPRPGPRCPRSCPSAGRPLRGGRAGVARTKPRSALGGARGEAAPHRAFSRALMTGCDRQVPPAAGLASWQRRDPAGGESARGACRQEYRPWTGAKPSKPVKTKQSFIIPDDRFVQETSYKADYKQIPEVKTRFSPNPSAVFQAPSRILNV, from the exons ATGGCCTGGCCGTGCATCAGCCGCGTGTGCTGCCTGGCGCGCTTCTGGAGCCAGCTGGACAGGTCGGACCTGGCCGTGCCGCTCACCATCCGCAACTACTCGGACATCGAGGAGCAGGAGGACGcgccgcctccgccgccgcGCCCGCCCGCCGCGACCCCACGTccgcggcccggcccc CGGTGCCCTCGGAGCTGCCCGAGCGCGGGGCGGCCCCTCCGCGGTGGTCGGGCCGGGGTCGCGCGGACGAAGCCCCGCAGTGCCCTCGGAGGGGCGCGGGGAGAAGCCGCTCCGCACCGCGCGTTCTCACGGGCGTTGATGACTGGCTGCGATCGCCAGGTCCCCCCGGCGGCGGGGCTCGCTTCGTGGCAGAGGCGGGATCCTGCGGGAGGGGAAAGCGCTCGTGGTGCGTGCAG GCAAGAGTATCGCCCTTGGACTGGAGCAAAACCATCCAAGCCTGTAAAGACAAAGCAAAGCTTCATTATCCCAGATGACCGTTTTGTTCAGGAGACAAGTTACAAGGCAGACTATAAG CAGATCCCAGAAGTGAAGACCAGGTTCTCCCCCaatccttctgctgttttccaggcACCGTCGCGGATCCTCAACGTGTGA